The following coding sequences are from one Desulfosporosinus orientis DSM 765 window:
- the gap gene encoding type I glyceraldehyde-3-phosphate dehydrogenase, which produces MSIKVGINGFGRIGRLTLRASLSQSFPFEIVAINDLGSPDLLAHLFKYDSVHGVLPNQVEINDKNMVINGQEIQIFAEKNPADLPWRQLGVDIVIESTGRFTKRDDAAKHLDAGAKKVVISAPGKNEDITIVMGVNEQLYDPNKHHIISNASCTTNCLAPIAKVLLDEFGIEEGMMTTTHSVTNDQRILDLEHKDWRRSRAAYQSMIPTTTGAAKAVSLVIPELEGKLKGLAVRVPTPNVSLVDLVVRLNKTTSKEEINSVLKEAAANRMKGYLEYTELPLVSHDFYGNPASSIVDGLSTMMVGERMAKVLAWYDNEWGYSNRVLDLVKHIVGKGL; this is translated from the coding sequence ATGAGTATAAAAGTAGGAATCAATGGATTTGGCAGAATTGGCAGGCTTACACTGCGGGCATCCCTTAGTCAGTCTTTTCCTTTCGAAATTGTTGCAATTAATGATTTAGGCAGTCCGGATTTATTAGCTCATTTGTTTAAATATGATTCTGTTCATGGGGTGCTGCCAAACCAAGTCGAAATCAATGACAAAAACATGGTAATAAACGGTCAAGAGATTCAAATTTTTGCCGAGAAAAATCCAGCAGATTTGCCGTGGAGACAACTGGGAGTTGACATTGTCATTGAATCAACGGGACGCTTTACCAAACGTGATGACGCCGCCAAGCATCTTGATGCAGGAGCAAAAAAGGTTGTTATCTCCGCTCCGGGTAAAAATGAGGATATCACCATTGTCATGGGAGTTAACGAACAACTTTACGATCCCAATAAACACCATATTATTTCCAATGCATCTTGTACCACAAATTGTTTGGCCCCTATAGCCAAGGTTTTGCTTGACGAATTTGGTATTGAAGAAGGAATGATGACTACCACACATTCCGTCACCAATGATCAGCGGATCTTAGACTTGGAGCATAAGGACTGGCGCAGATCAAGAGCCGCCTATCAGTCTATGATACCTACGACCACAGGTGCGGCCAAGGCAGTTTCTTTGGTTATACCGGAATTAGAAGGCAAGCTAAAAGGTTTGGCGGTCAGGGTGCCAACACCTAATGTTTCTTTAGTGGATCTGGTTGTCCGCTTAAACAAAACAACCAGCAAAGAAGAAATCAATTCTGTTCTCAAGGAAGCTGCAGCCAATAGGATGAAAGGGTATCTGGAATATACCGAATTGCCTTTGGTTTCTCATGATTTTTATGGAAATCCGGCCAGTTCCATTGTTGATGGTTTATCGACCATGATGGTTGGAGAGCGGATGGCTAAAGTCTTAGCTTGGTATGACAATGAATGGGGTTATTCAAATCGAGTTTTAGATTTAGTAAAGCATATTGTAGGAAAAGGTCTGTAA
- a CDS encoding heterodisulfide reductase-related iron-sulfur binding cluster — protein sequence MATREVYWNIEGHHWLYLFFIIALAIFAYGVYKRVKLWKLGQPENRWKEVWPGIKDVLVYTFAHKRIFKDSFPGMMHAGIFYGFLFLAFATAIITLQADFSIHLFHGWLYLFIKITANLFGLAALLGIVVAACRRYIQRPDRLDNKTDDGITLALLFAILLTGFLIQGARIAVLPDPWADYAFIGLWLSFPIKALLNEAQILSLHVFLWWFHLFLAMAFIAYFPYSKLFHILLGPLNQFFRNRGPIGIPEPIDFEDESLETFGKSQLREFSWKTLFNTDVCLRCGRCQDNCPAYLSGKHLSPKRIIQDMRVLMEETGEALLGKTKVMAQAADQEAAAASEAGEMEEWTGRALIGEVIPEEDLWACTTCRSCEQQCPVFIEHVDKTIDMRRNLVLMETRFPAEAQLAFRNMENNGNPWGIGWTTRADYLTGLGVKTFEEDPNAEYLYWPGCSGAFDARNQKVSAALVKLFQTAGVSFAILGNEEKCCGDSARKLGNEYLFYSLATENIEVMNGYGVKKIITQCPHCYNFLKNEYPQLGGNFEVIHHSVFLLDLIKSGKLKLTKSDRKTVTYHDSCYLGRYNEIYAQPRELLKAVGLNITEMSHTGEKSFCCGAGGGRMWLEEHEGQRINEMRTDEAIAVNPDYVGTACPFCLTMINDGIAAREAGEKMKALDIAEILEKAL from the coding sequence ATGGCAACACGTGAAGTGTATTGGAATATTGAAGGACATCATTGGCTTTACTTATTCTTTATCATTGCACTTGCTATCTTTGCTTATGGAGTGTATAAGCGTGTTAAGCTATGGAAACTAGGTCAGCCTGAAAATCGCTGGAAAGAAGTTTGGCCGGGGATTAAAGACGTGCTGGTTTATACCTTTGCTCATAAACGGATCTTTAAGGATTCCTTCCCTGGCATGATGCATGCAGGTATATTCTATGGGTTCTTATTCTTAGCCTTCGCGACAGCCATCATTACCCTTCAGGCAGATTTCTCCATTCATCTTTTCCACGGTTGGCTTTACCTCTTTATTAAAATCACAGCCAACTTGTTTGGACTGGCTGCTCTTCTTGGCATCGTTGTTGCGGCTTGCCGAAGATATATTCAGCGCCCGGATCGCCTCGATAATAAAACGGATGATGGGATTACCTTAGCTCTGTTATTTGCAATTCTCTTGACAGGATTTCTTATCCAAGGAGCTCGTATCGCTGTATTGCCAGATCCTTGGGCTGATTATGCATTTATCGGTCTATGGTTGTCTTTTCCTATCAAAGCGTTACTTAACGAAGCTCAAATTTTATCCTTGCATGTATTCCTCTGGTGGTTCCATCTCTTCTTGGCAATGGCGTTTATCGCTTATTTTCCATACTCCAAACTGTTCCATATCTTACTGGGGCCTCTCAACCAGTTCTTCCGCAACCGGGGACCGATAGGTATCCCTGAACCTATTGATTTTGAAGATGAGAGCCTGGAGACCTTTGGCAAGAGCCAATTACGTGAGTTTTCCTGGAAGACATTGTTTAACACGGATGTTTGCCTGCGCTGCGGACGCTGCCAAGATAACTGTCCTGCTTACTTAAGCGGCAAACACTTAAGTCCTAAACGAATCATTCAGGATATGCGAGTTTTGATGGAAGAAACAGGGGAAGCACTTCTAGGAAAAACTAAAGTTATGGCACAAGCCGCGGACCAGGAAGCTGCTGCTGCCAGTGAAGCTGGAGAGATGGAAGAGTGGACTGGCCGAGCGCTCATTGGCGAAGTTATCCCTGAAGAGGACCTCTGGGCTTGTACAACCTGTCGTTCCTGTGAACAGCAGTGTCCGGTCTTCATCGAGCATGTTGATAAAACCATTGATATGCGCAGGAACCTCGTACTTATGGAAACACGTTTCCCGGCAGAAGCTCAATTGGCCTTCAGAAACATGGAGAATAACGGTAACCCATGGGGTATTGGCTGGACGACACGTGCGGATTATCTGACCGGTCTCGGGGTCAAAACCTTTGAAGAAGATCCGAATGCAGAATATCTGTATTGGCCCGGCTGCTCAGGAGCATTTGACGCCCGAAATCAAAAAGTTTCCGCAGCTCTTGTCAAGTTGTTCCAAACTGCAGGTGTCAGTTTTGCAATCCTTGGTAATGAAGAGAAATGTTGCGGTGACTCCGCTCGTAAATTAGGTAACGAATACTTATTCTATTCCTTAGCCACTGAAAATATAGAGGTTATGAATGGATACGGTGTTAAGAAAATCATTACCCAATGCCCACACTGTTACAACTTCTTAAAGAATGAGTATCCTCAACTTGGCGGTAACTTTGAAGTGATTCACCACAGCGTATTCCTCTTAGATTTAATTAAGTCCGGCAAATTGAAATTGACCAAGTCAGATAGAAAAACAGTAACCTATCATGATTCTTGTTACCTGGGCCGTTATAACGAGATCTATGCACAGCCTCGAGAACTGCTTAAAGCGGTTGGTCTAAACATTACTGAAATGTCCCACACCGGTGAGAAGAGTTTCTGTTGTGGTGCCGGCGGAGGCCGTATGTGGCTTGAAGAGCACGAAGGTCAACGAATCAATGAAATGCGTACAGATGAAGCTATCGCGGTTAACCCTGATTATGTTGGTACTGCTTGCCCATTCTGTTTGACAATGATTAATGATGGTATCGCCGCTCGTGAAGCAGGAGAAAAGATGAAAGCATTGGATATCGCCGAAATCTTAGAAAAAGCCCTATAA
- a CDS encoding electron transfer flavoprotein subunit alpha/FixB family protein, whose translation MAKGIMVVVEQRNLQIRKVSLELLSEARKVADQTSESVVAVVLGQGIDELVPTLAAAGADKVIVVDDAKLAEYTTGAYTSVLNKIIRKEEPQAVLIGNTAVGKDLAPRLAQRLGVGAASDCTGMEVDSANFLAFKRPVYAGKAFAHVTSNVRPIMATIRPNTFPVTPPDASRQAEVVKEAAEIDAADLTAILKEVAVAASKRPELTEANIIVSGGRGMKGPENYVILEALADVIGAAVGASRAAVDSGWKEHKFQVGQTGKTVAPTLYIACGISGAIQHLAGMGSSKFIVAINKDPEANIFNVADYGIVGDLFEVVPLLTEEFKKLVSE comes from the coding sequence ATGGCAAAAGGAATTATGGTTGTTGTTGAACAACGCAATTTGCAAATTCGTAAAGTTTCATTAGAACTTCTCAGTGAAGCCCGTAAAGTTGCGGACCAAACCAGCGAGTCTGTTGTAGCTGTTGTGCTCGGCCAAGGCATTGACGAGCTTGTTCCAACCCTTGCTGCCGCTGGTGCTGACAAAGTCATCGTTGTAGACGATGCTAAGTTGGCTGAATATACGACAGGTGCTTATACTTCCGTACTCAACAAGATCATTCGTAAAGAAGAGCCTCAAGCTGTGTTAATCGGAAATACGGCTGTTGGTAAAGACCTTGCTCCTCGCTTGGCACAACGTCTTGGTGTTGGAGCAGCATCTGACTGCACAGGAATGGAAGTTGATTCTGCTAACTTCTTAGCATTCAAACGCCCAGTTTATGCAGGTAAAGCATTTGCTCACGTTACTTCCAACGTACGCCCGATTATGGCTACCATCCGTCCTAATACTTTCCCTGTAACTCCTCCGGATGCTTCCCGTCAAGCTGAAGTTGTTAAAGAAGCAGCAGAGATTGATGCAGCAGATTTGACAGCCATTCTTAAGGAAGTAGCAGTTGCAGCTTCCAAACGCCCTGAACTTACAGAGGCTAACATCATCGTTTCCGGCGGACGTGGTATGAAAGGTCCCGAGAATTATGTTATTCTCGAAGCATTGGCTGACGTCATTGGTGCGGCTGTAGGTGCTTCCCGTGCTGCAGTCGACTCAGGCTGGAAAGAGCATAAATTCCAAGTTGGACAAACAGGAAAAACCGTTGCTCCAACCCTTTATATTGCCTGCGGAATCTCTGGTGCAATCCAGCACTTAGCAGGTATGGGCTCTTCTAAATTCATTGTAGCTATTAACAAAGATCCAGAGGCTAATATCTTCAACGTAGCAGATTATGGTATTGTCGGAGATCTATTCGAAGTAGTACCGCTGCTTACAGAAGAGTTTAAAAAGCTGGTTAGTGAATAA
- a CDS encoding electron transfer flavoprotein subunit beta/FixA family protein, giving the protein MNIVVFIKQTFDTEAKIVLDANGKIDTNGVNLIINPYDEYAIEEGIKLKEKFGGEVTVVSMGGQRAQEAIRTALAMGADKGVLVSDPGEGIDEFSVAEILAKVVKDIPHDIVLAGRIAIDDGGSQIPVRVAEALSIPSVSSVLKLEIAGTLATITREIDGGTELIEVSLPVVVTAQKGLNEPRYPSVAGIMKAKKKPLKTMTLADLGFSAGDLKMVINQYSLPTPRKAGRKIDGDAAQAASELAKLLREEAKVL; this is encoded by the coding sequence GTGAATATTGTCGTTTTCATCAAACAAACATTTGATACTGAGGCAAAAATCGTACTAGATGCTAACGGTAAAATCGATACCAATGGGGTTAATTTAATCATCAACCCTTACGATGAGTATGCGATTGAAGAAGGAATCAAACTCAAAGAAAAATTCGGTGGCGAAGTAACGGTCGTAAGCATGGGAGGTCAACGTGCCCAAGAAGCTATCCGCACTGCTTTGGCAATGGGGGCAGATAAAGGTGTGTTGGTAAGCGATCCCGGAGAAGGCATCGACGAATTTAGTGTAGCTGAGATCCTGGCTAAGGTTGTTAAAGACATTCCCCATGATATCGTTTTAGCCGGACGTATTGCTATTGATGATGGTGGAAGCCAGATTCCTGTTCGTGTAGCGGAAGCATTAAGCATTCCTTCTGTCAGCAGTGTTCTTAAACTCGAAATTGCTGGAACTCTAGCAACAATTACTCGTGAAATTGACGGTGGAACTGAGTTAATCGAAGTTAGCTTACCAGTTGTCGTTACTGCTCAAAAAGGTTTAAACGAGCCCCGCTATCCATCTGTTGCCGGTATTATGAAAGCAAAGAAAAAACCATTAAAGACAATGACCCTTGCCGATCTTGGTTTTAGCGCTGGAGATCTGAAAATGGTTATTAATCAATACAGCCTGCCTACCCCTCGTAAGGCCGGACGTAAAATCGATGGCGACGCTGCCCAAGCAGCCAGTGAATTAGCAAAACTCTTGCGCGAAGAAGCTAAGGTTCTGTAA
- a CDS encoding Crp/Fnr family transcriptional regulator encodes MITEQQLRDILASQFFSGTMPPEFVDFCLAHGRIRHFAPKQYLYFAGDEATTVYFLIAGRVRLYLMGEFTEKIIRVINPPIFFPEVVLDDKPYPHAALCIEEIDVLAIDKQIFKRYLESNPSLLWLFIKELALDLRRSYRQIRNLSLGDARLRLGAKLFALAHVHGQSSKHGVTITIPLSATELAGMCSLARESVSRILSELKEVKLIEIQKKTITVLDMENLRTWIHERAARSQSLD; translated from the coding sequence ATGATAACAGAGCAACAACTTAGGGATATCTTAGCAAGCCAATTCTTTTCCGGAACTATGCCTCCGGAATTTGTTGATTTTTGCCTTGCTCACGGACGAATTCGTCATTTTGCACCAAAACAATACTTATATTTTGCCGGGGATGAAGCAACAACAGTCTATTTTCTCATTGCGGGAAGGGTCAGGCTTTACTTAATGGGCGAGTTTACGGAGAAGATTATTCGCGTCATCAATCCCCCCATCTTTTTCCCCGAGGTAGTCTTGGACGACAAACCCTATCCCCATGCTGCCCTTTGTATCGAAGAGATAGATGTATTGGCCATCGATAAGCAAATCTTTAAACGATATCTGGAAAGCAATCCATCCTTACTTTGGCTTTTTATCAAAGAACTTGCTTTAGATTTACGTCGTTCTTACCGACAAATTCGCAACTTATCATTAGGTGATGCCCGTTTGCGTTTAGGTGCTAAATTATTTGCTTTAGCCCATGTACATGGTCAGAGTTCCAAGCATGGTGTGACCATTACCATTCCCTTATCTGCCACAGAACTGGCAGGTATGTGCAGTCTCGCCCGTGAGTCTGTTAGCCGGATATTATCCGAATTAAAGGAAGTTAAACTCATTGAAATACAAAAGAAAACAATTACGGTATTAGATATGGAGAATTTACGGACTTGGATTCACGAACGGGCAGCTCGCTCTCAATCCCTGGATTGA
- a CDS encoding 4Fe-4S dicluster domain-containing protein encodes MKNLGFKLEHCRPNCPKSVRKWDELYETLNHKLIDLNLYTVQEEKFSPVLHHHLPKIAIAGCPNGCSQPDIKDFSISGYESPRISDNPCLQCGACVKGCLENAITLVPEGVIIHKDRCLACGNCQKVCLSGTIAPGESGWNLRIGGRVGRHPRFATFAGQALTDAEVIAWVTDSLEDYIKQGLPHERLTHFLENRANSIQGLRASCPFVNPSP; translated from the coding sequence ATGAAAAACTTAGGATTTAAACTTGAACATTGTCGTCCCAATTGTCCAAAATCAGTACGCAAGTGGGATGAGCTTTATGAAACCTTAAATCATAAATTAATAGATTTAAATTTGTATACAGTACAAGAAGAAAAGTTTAGTCCTGTACTTCATCATCATCTTCCGAAAATTGCTATAGCAGGCTGTCCTAATGGCTGCTCTCAGCCGGATATTAAAGACTTTAGTATTTCAGGGTATGAATCTCCCCGAATTAGCGATAACCCTTGTTTACAATGCGGTGCTTGTGTTAAGGGATGTTTAGAAAATGCCATTACATTAGTTCCCGAGGGTGTCATCATCCACAAGGATCGCTGTCTTGCCTGTGGGAATTGTCAAAAGGTATGTCTGTCAGGAACAATCGCTCCAGGAGAAAGTGGCTGGAATTTACGAATCGGAGGTCGGGTGGGGAGGCATCCTCGTTTTGCCACCTTTGCAGGGCAAGCTTTGACAGATGCAGAAGTGATTGCATGGGTAACAGATAGCTTAGAAGATTATATTAAACAAGGATTGCCACATGAACGATTAACTCACTTCCTCGAAAACAGAGCAAATTCAATCCAGGGATTGAGAGCGAGCTGCCCGTTCGTGAATCCAAGTCCGTAA